The genomic stretch AAGATGACACATAAAAGCTCAGGATGACACGTAAGGGATCAGACTGACAGATAAGGGATCAGACTGAGACGCGAAACTAAGACTGTTCGTTGCGGGCGCGGCCGAGGCGGCGATCGCAGATCTCGCAGAAATGCGGCATCTTATTGTCGGTCTCGAAGATCGAGTTCGAATAGTACATCGCGCAGCGGGCGTTGTAGCAATGCTTGAGTCCGAAGGCGTGCCCGAGCTCGTGAATCGCCTCCTTTAGCGTGCGCTGAAAAAGCAGATTCGCGTCGGCCGGCTCGCCGTAGAACTCCGAGCGCAGGCGATGGATCGAGACGACGGCGATCCCCTGCGACTCGTCGGCGTCGCCGAAGATGAAGCGATGCGACGTCTTGTAGAGATCGAAATCGGTGACGGCCAGGAGCACCGAGTCGGCGTGGGGATGCGCCCGTTGCACCTTCGTCGTGAGGGTCGTGACGAAGAGCTGGCCTCGCGTGGCGTTGAGCGAGCTGCGTGGGACGACGAGCGAACGCTCGACGCGCGCCGAGACGAGAAACCGTTCCTCGAGGCAGGGTGCGAGACGGTCCAAGAACGCAGCGTCGACGGTGTTGATCGGAACGATGCTGATCTGCGAATCCATCTCTGCGCCGGTGATTCGCCGCGAGCGGCGGCAAAACTTGCCGATCCGCTTCCGATAACGGATTCTTAAGATGACAAGCACGGCGTGCGTCGAAGTCGTCGCGGTGATCGTTGGAGTCGGCATGGACTTGGCCGAGGTCGCGCGCTATCGCTTCGAC from Candidatus Binatia bacterium encodes the following:
- a CDS encoding archaemetzincin family Zn-dependent metalloprotease, whose amino-acid sequence is MDSQISIVPINTVDAAFLDRLAPCLEERFLVSARVERSLVVPRSSLNATRGQLFVTTLTTKVQRAHPHADSVLLAVTDFDLYKTSHRFIFGDADESQGIAVVSIHRLRSEFYGEPADANLLFQRTLKEAIHELGHAFGLKHCYNARCAMYYSNSIFETDNKMPHFCEICDRRLGRARNEQS